The window TGTTGTAAGCCATTCCCATTGTAAGGCAAGTGCGCGCGCTGTAGGCGCGAATATTTATTTTATCAAGCACTAAAGCCAAATCGGGTCTATCTTTTGTTGTAAGATAAAGGGGAATGAGAAGTTGTATTCCGCCTCTGAAATATTGAGGCATTGCCATTTTATAATTGACGCGCACGCGTCTTGTACTTTCGTCAATTGCACCGATTAATATGTTTCTTATTTCGGATTCATCTTTTATAGCGATAGATTCAGGAAAGCGAGCGCGGTTTCCGCTGATGATGTGGTCAACATCAGGAATTATTTCCATGTTGGGATTAAAAATTAAATCTTCTGGTCTGTGAAAATAATCTGCTGGCTTTGGCGGATTCATGGAAAAGTTTCGGAGAAATTCATGGTCGCTTTTCTTGATGAAGTTTATAAGATAATATTCAGATTCCTGATGTTGATAGCGGTTTTTTGCAAAGAAGGCGTATATGTCCTCGTGATGCTGTGTTACCAAACCTGTATTGAAGCAGGCGTGCAGAAGGTCGTCCGTCCGCACAATCTTATTTTCACCTTTTAGTTTTCTAAAAGTATTTTCCAAATAACTACGCAGCATTGGGAAACTCAGCCGTGCAATGTAGTTGCCGTGTTCTATTTCTTGTTTTGGATTGGAAAAACTCCAAGTTTCTTTTTGCGCTAATTGATTTGCAAGATAGTCAAGTGAATCTTCGTAACTGGGGAACATCGCGAACTTGAATAGTTCCGATTTGTTGGCGGGTGTTGTAATCATGGTAAATTATTTTCTAAGTAAAGCTAACACACTAAAAACTAATAGAACAAAGATATTTATTTTTTTTTGCTTGTCACATCAAGTTCATTCAATCGCTTTTTAATATTCTCTTCCCATTTTTTTTGTGCTGCCTTATTGTCTCCATGATTTGTTTCTTTATCATATTTTTTTTGTTCCTGATTGTGTTTTTCTTTTAACTCGGCAATTATACTTTTTATTTTATCCTGATTTATACATGGGTTGGCAAGCAATCCTAATTCTTTTTTGAGCATTCGCGCATACACTTCTGTTAAATTAAAATGAAGTTGTTCATGTTGCAGCAAATATTCTTTCTGTCCTTCTTTCTTCGCCCATGACCTGCTTTTTGAAAAAAGCGCTCTTACTTCATACTTAAATTTTCCATCTGCACAATTCCAATTACATTCTATGGAAACGGTGCTTGCTGAAAGATATTTTTCATTCGTATCGGGATTACATTTAAAATCATCCCACTTGAGTTTTTTCCCCGCAGACCAAAGAATAGTATCGGTTTTCTGAGGTTGTATAACCGTCAGACCTAGTTTGTCAGGAAAAGGAATCTGTGCATGCAATCCCAAACAACCAACTGTTATAATGGTTATGAGGAAATATTTTTTCATGCTGTCAAGTTACGATATGCTGAAAAGGTTGTCGCGCTGTCCTATTTTCTTTCCCGACTTTATTTCACCGCGTCTTGTCATACGAATCAGGTGTCCGCGAAGATTTCTTAATGTTCTTGCTTGGTCAAGTTTGCTTTTGGCATTAAAATGTTTTAGAGATACAGGATAAATGTCGAGGGCTTTCATAGGTTTTCCTGATGTCTTTATTGTATTGATGATAAAATTCGGCCACTTACCTAACTTGCGTGCCGGTGCAGAAGATGTTGTCTGCGTGTGTGGTTTTCGTCCTCGTTTTTTTCCTGTCGAGGTGTTGGTTTGCACTTTAACTGTTTCGGCTGTACCATTTGTCCCATTGGATTTGAGTTTTGATAGTATGCCTTTAATGTTTTGGAGTTTTTGAATTGTCTTGTTGTACTCCTGTTTGTAAAACGATTGGAGTTCGGTCAACTCGCTGTCGGAAAATTTAATTTGTGCCATTTGTTGTAGGTTTTAGTTTATGTCAAAAGTAATAATTATTATGTAACTATTTGCAGATGTTGTCAAAGCCGTTTAGGGTTTTACAATCCCTTTTGTTTTAATGCTTGTTCAACTCCTGCATCCTTGAGCGCAGGATTTATTTCAATGGCTTTGCGATAATTTTCACTTGCCTTGTAATAGTCGCCCGATAGAATTAGAATCTGCGAATAGATATACATTGCGTCCGGGCTTTGGGGATTTAACTCAACTGATTTTTTAGCATAACTCATTGCATTGGCAAGATATTTAGTTGTTGAAACTTTCATCATTACAAACGCAAGTTTTGAATTGGCTTCCCAATCATTCGGGCTAAGTTCAATTGCTTTCTGATAATAAGGGAGGGCTTTTTCGTATTTGCCATCGCGATCTTCTAAAAGACCAAGCGATTTAATTGTTGTAAAACTTGAAGGGGGAATAGCATTCCGTCTTGTAAAAAAATCTTTCGCTTTATTCATATTCCCTTTTTCAAAATATAACATGCCAAGTCCTTCAAGGGCTAAGGTGTCATAGGGGTCGGTTTTTAAAACTCTTTCGTAATAATAAATTGCTTTATCATTATTCCATAGTTTTCCGTTGGTGTAATAAAAATATCCGAGATTGAGATTGGAATAATGATTCATCGAATCAATTCCGTAAGCTCGCTGAAGAAATTTTAACGCCTTATTATCATCGCCTAATGAGATATACACCTGACTGATGTAAGTGCATAAAAGCATATCGGAACTGTCAAGAGCGTATGCTTTCAGGTAATGTTCTTCCGCGTTTTTAAAATCTCCTTTGTTTTGTGCGGTCATTCCCAATCCATACTGATTGGAATAATCATTTGTATTCGGTACATACTTTTTACTTTTTGCAAATAAATATTCTGCTTTATGAGAATCTTTCAGATTAGTGGAAGTATAAATATTTGCAAGGATGAAAAGAGCCGCAGCATCGGTGCTGTCTTTTTTTAGAATACTGCTTAACAATTCAACTCCCTTTTCGGGTTCTTTGAAATCAAATGCAAGAATTTTTGCCAAACTTTTCTTTGCTGCGATATTCGTGGAATCAAACTTTAAACATTTGTAAAAGTAATCGCGTGCGCTTTTTGCATTATTCATCTGCCATTCCCAGCTGCCTAAATAATACCATGCAGTTGCATTCGTGCTGTCGTATTTTATCGCCTGTTGAACGAGTTGTCTCGCTTTGTACATTTTATTTTTTACATTTTTATCTGCCAGCAACTCGGCATAATTCAAAAGGGTGTTCACATTGTTGGGTTCTACCAGTAACGATTTTTCATAATACTTTTCCGCTTCCCCCAGTTTGCCTGACGCTTTTAAAACATTCGCCATAAAAGCATAAGGATAACCTTCGGTTGAATCAAGTTTTATATATTTTTCCAATTCTTTAATTGTTGCAGGATAATTCTTCAGCGCAAAATGACACTCGCAGATGATTTGAGATAAATCCCGAATTTGTCTTTTTGAAATCGGTTTCACCTGATAGAGCAAGGCAAGGGCATCGGAATATTTTTTTTTGCTCATATAATTATCCGCCATTGCAAATTGAATAAAGCATTCCACATCCATCATTATTTTAATTGCAGAACTGTCGGTAAGCCGCATGAAAGATTTTACTCCTGTTTCATCAAGCATTCGGTTGTCCTTTCGGGTCATGGAATATTTTATGTTCACCTGTGCGCTATCTGAAACCCCTGGTTCATAGATTTCTCCATACACCACCAATGAAGAGTTGTTTTTTATTCCTTCGTTAATCGCATCATCTGAGGAAACAGATGTTTTAGTGAAAGAAGCATTATAAAAAACACTCATTGGCAATTTATGTTCCTGAATTGTTTTTTTCAATCTGCTTTCAAGCGCATCTTCAAATTTGATTTGAATATTTGGATTATCCTGAAGAATAGAAAGAGGAAGAATTTCTACTTTGAAAGTGTCAGGTTGGGATTTCATTAATGAAACAGTTTCTTTTGTTTCTGAAGAAGTAAAATTCTTTTTGAACAGAAAAAACAGGACTGTAATAACAGCAATAGGCAATAAAACGAGCAGCGCATATTTTTTGCTGAAAACTCTCCGTTGTTTTTTCTTAGGAATAATTTGCGTTTGTTGCTGCTTAAAATCTTCCGCTTCTCTTTTTGTTTTTGCCAGTTCTTCTTCAAGAATTTTGATTCGGTGCTGGGCTTCTTCCAATTCTTTTATTCGTGAAATGGATTTCTGGAGTTCATCTGAAAATTTCTGAAACTTTTCATTTTCCTCTCCGCCTTTTTCTTTCAGCGATGAAAGATTTCTTTCCAATTCCTCTTTTTCCCTTTTCATTTTGCTTAATTCCTCTTGCAATTTTTTTCCTGCATCCTTAGATGAATATATTCCCTCGGCTTCCGCCATCGCTTTTTTCAGTCGTGAGGGAATCATTATTTTCAGAAACTCTCGAAACATCCAGTCAATAAGTAAACGCAAAGCGGTAATGCTGTAATGCGCCTGCTCCTGCATTACGCGGTTGTCGTGCGTGGCTGTGTTTCCGTGAATCTGCAATGATTCCAACCAATTGATTACTCTGCGCGGAGCGAGGTTTTCCCAAATGATGAGTTGAATCAGTTCTTTGTAACTCTTTCCTGCAATTTTTTCTGCTGCGACTTTTTCATTGTATTTGTAAATGAACATCAGTTTGCAGGCGGCTTCACCGCTTTTTCGCATATTGGTTAATGCATCTTCATAATAACTATTCTTGTAATGGTTGAATGCATTTTCGCACCAGCGAACAAAGTCATCCGTTTTGCCTGTGAAAGAATTTTCCATTGTGTAATGTTTTTAGATAAAAAAATATATAAATAATGGGATAAAAATACTATTTATTCCTGTTTGTTTTTTTTGTGTGCAGGAAGATTTGGCTCTTTGAC is drawn from Bacteroidota bacterium and contains these coding sequences:
- a CDS encoding DUF3825 domain-containing protein encodes the protein MITTPANKSELFKFAMFPSYEDSLDYLANQLAQKETWSFSNPKQEIEHGNYIARLSFPMLRSYLENTFRKLKGENKIVRTDDLLHACFNTGLVTQHHEDIYAFFAKNRYQHQESEYYLINFIKKSDHEFLRNFSMNPPKPADYFHRPEDLIFNPNMEIIPDVDHIISGNRARFPESIAIKDESEIRNILIGAIDESTRRVRVNYKMAMPQYFRGGIQLLIPLYLTTKDRPDLALVLDKINIRAYSARTCLTMGMAYNNARLIAKPHDTQWLSP
- a CDS encoding tetratricopeptide repeat protein; protein product: MENSFTGKTDDFVRWCENAFNHYKNSYYEDALTNMRKSGEAACKLMFIYKYNEKVAAEKIAGKSYKELIQLIIWENLAPRRVINWLESLQIHGNTATHDNRVMQEQAHYSITALRLLIDWMFREFLKIMIPSRLKKAMAEAEGIYSSKDAGKKLQEELSKMKREKEELERNLSSLKEKGGEENEKFQKFSDELQKSISRIKELEEAQHRIKILEEELAKTKREAEDFKQQQTQIIPKKKQRRVFSKKYALLVLLPIAVITVLFFLFKKNFTSSETKETVSLMKSQPDTFKVEILPLSILQDNPNIQIKFEDALESRLKKTIQEHKLPMSVFYNASFTKTSVSSDDAINEGIKNNSSLVVYGEIYEPGVSDSAQVNIKYSMTRKDNRMLDETGVKSFMRLTDSSAIKIMMDVECFIQFAMADNYMSKKKYSDALALLYQVKPISKRQIRDLSQIICECHFALKNYPATIKELEKYIKLDSTEGYPYAFMANVLKASGKLGEAEKYYEKSLLVEPNNVNTLLNYAELLADKNVKNKMYKARQLVQQAIKYDSTNATAWYYLGSWEWQMNNAKSARDYFYKCLKFDSTNIAAKKSLAKILAFDFKEPEKGVELLSSILKKDSTDAAALFILANIYTSTNLKDSHKAEYLFAKSKKYVPNTNDYSNQYGLGMTAQNKGDFKNAEEHYLKAYALDSSDMLLCTYISQVYISLGDDNKALKFLQRAYGIDSMNHYSNLNLGYFYYTNGKLWNNDKAIYYYERVLKTDPYDTLALEGLGMLYFEKGNMNKAKDFFTRRNAIPPSSFTTIKSLGLLEDRDGKYEKALPYYQKAIELSPNDWEANSKLAFVMMKVSTTKYLANAMSYAKKSVELNPQSPDAMYIYSQILILSGDYYKASENYRKAIEINPALKDAGVEQALKQKGL
- a CDS encoding DUF922 domain-containing protein, producing the protein MKKYFLITIITVGCLGLHAQIPFPDKLGLTVIQPQKTDTILWSAGKKLKWDDFKCNPDTNEKYLSASTVSIECNWNCADGKFKYEVRALFSKSRSWAKKEGQKEYLLQHEQLHFNLTEVYARMLKKELGLLANPCINQDKIKSIIAELKEKHNQEQKKYDKETNHGDNKAAQKKWEENIKKRLNELDVTSKKK